A single window of bacterium DNA harbors:
- a CDS encoding T9SS type A sorting domain-containing protein encodes MKKYLILFIVVTGTNLFADEMIVNGGFDMSPWDTGWTNTVEHIGGVKQCDTTYCSSSRSCFISVVGYIPSGPYSKVTMSQTIKPTTSCTCTVMLKYREIIDYSTFIRYISISVTINGKDTTIHEIPRNYGGEIGENMVWTQFRRGYTDKDTITRIKFLVYVESPTSSSYMNKVYLWIDDVSIAGAPVVGIEEPSQGSLKPPLQALDFKIIKNKISLSLPNDYYPNILLTIYDLSGRPKETVYSGTLSKGDYTFTPSIKKSGVYFVRLSTNDFTETKKLVLIK; translated from the coding sequence ATGAAAAAATATTTGATTTTATTTATTGTTGTTACGGGAACAAACTTATTTGCGGATGAGATGATAGTTAATGGCGGTTTTGATATGTCGCCGTGGGATACGGGATGGACAAACACAGTAGAACATATTGGAGGGGTAAAGCAATGCGATACGACATATTGTTCATCCTCAAGAAGTTGTTTTATATCTGTAGTGGGATATATACCTTCCGGTCCATACTCTAAAGTAACTATGTCCCAAACTATAAAGCCGACAACGTCCTGCACGTGTACGGTTATGCTTAAATATAGAGAAATAATAGACTATTCGACGTTTATCCGCTATATATCTATTTCTGTTACCATAAATGGTAAAGACACCACGATACATGAAATACCAAGAAACTATGGCGGTGAAATCGGGGAAAATATGGTATGGACTCAATTCCGAAGAGGTTATACGGACAAGGATACTATAACCCGAATTAAATTTTTGGTATACGTAGAGTCTCCTACTAGCTCATCATATATGAACAAAGTGTATCTTTGGATAGACGATGTTTCCATAGCAGGCGCTCCAGTTGTGGGTATAGAAGAACCTTCACAGGGTAGCTTGAAGCCTCCGCTTCAAGCTCTTGATTTTAAAATTATAAAAAATAAAATTTCCCTCTCTCTTCCTAATGACTATTATCCTAATATACTATTAACTATTTATGATTTAAGTGGAAGACCAAAAGAGACCGTCTATTCCGGCACACTATCCAAAGGCGATTACACCTTCACGCCGAGTATTAAAAAAAGCGGTGTGTACTTTGTGAGACTGAGTACTAATGATTTTACAGAAACGAAAAAACTTGTTCTAATAAAATAA
- a CDS encoding FG-GAP-like repeat-containing protein — MHNIILFVLLVIKTQTDWGSGPGTLGPVNNWKHAFSQQNNITCNIHGQLSPVATSTNPTAWIKHTIDQQNTYIDGSNALTCGDFDNDNDNDIVGVRKDSLVFYENKTDTFVKKSLFPLSVGWGASVNDINNDGRLDVVVSQQNIGISWFENLGGFNFSQHTISTGASVGGLSCETGDINNDGTIDIVTTGFPHSTGSIGIWANNGSGGFTNAQTISKSSWRVKLDDLDNDGDLDLISANYPEGTWIYLNNGTAHFDSVAFINSNGVDGVWSRDFDNDGDVDIITGEFGNSGQNFIHWWENDGTGINYTSHIVYSGSSWRYGDGCFTEDIDMDGKTDVVSGFTQLAFFKQNNINNFTENYICGVFSDTHWMIPLSKGKCFPCVDILFSCTGYFLWYENNMINQFADSSYLESSILNSTCDANWLKFGYTVCSPFDSSLMFQFRSGNTVAEITGNNWSAPLCVSSGTEKDSVSLAPYITSRDSLFQYRVNLFGRNKDAGVLYEVWTEFECGGAIEEKNTPLKVDPGKALKIINDKICYSLTRESDVSLKIYGIDGRLVKSFVLRKSSPGEHSMNVPRLNKGIYFVLLTTEGKTTTAKFVIAGNK; from the coding sequence ATGCACAACATTATATTATTTGTCTTGCTTGTCATAAAAACCCAGACGGATTGGGGTAGCGGCCCCGGCACTCTAGGTCCCGTTAATAACTGGAAACACGCTTTCTCCCAACAGAATAACATAACCTGCAATATCCACGGACAACTATCCCCCGTCGCAACATCAACAAATCCTACAGCATGGATTAAACATACAATAGACCAGCAGAATACTTATATTGACGGGTCAAATGCTTTAACTTGCGGCGATTTTGATAACGATAACGATAATGATATTGTAGGAGTGAGGAAAGATTCTCTTGTATTTTATGAAAATAAAACAGACACGTTTGTTAAAAAAAGTTTGTTCCCTTTGTCGGTTGGATGGGGCGCTTCCGTTAATGATATAAACAATGATGGAAGGTTAGATGTCGTGGTTTCTCAACAAAACATCGGAATAAGTTGGTTTGAAAATTTAGGTGGTTTTAATTTTTCTCAACATACAATATCAACGGGTGCTTCTGTTGGCGGGCTTTCTTGCGAAACAGGAGACATAAATAATGATGGCACAATTGATATCGTTACTACAGGATTCCCACATTCAACTGGATCAATTGGGATTTGGGCAAATAATGGAAGCGGTGGTTTTACAAATGCACAAACTATATCGAAAAGTTCATGGAGAGTAAAATTAGATGATTTAGACAATGATGGCGATTTAGACCTTATTAGTGCAAATTATCCGGAAGGGACATGGATTTACTTAAATAACGGAACCGCCCATTTTGATTCTGTTGCTTTTATAAACAGTAATGGGGTTGATGGTGTGTGGAGCAGGGATTTTGACAATGACGGTGATGTGGATATAATAACGGGAGAATTCGGGAATTCAGGACAAAATTTTATTCATTGGTGGGAAAATGACGGCACAGGAATTAATTATACGTCACATATAGTATATAGCGGCTCATCCTGGCGATATGGAGACGGATGTTTTACCGAAGATATTGATATGGATGGCAAAACGGATGTTGTTTCCGGATTTACCCAATTGGCTTTTTTTAAGCAAAATAATATTAATAATTTTACTGAAAATTATATATGCGGTGTGTTTTCGGATACCCATTGGATGATACCTCTTTCCAAAGGAAAATGTTTCCCCTGCGTAGATATCCTTTTTTCTTGTACGGGGTATTTCTTGTGGTACGAAAATAATATGATTAACCAATTCGCGGACTCCTCTTATCTCGAGTCTTCTATCCTCAATTCTACCTGTGACGCAAATTGGCTTAAATTCGGATATACCGTTTGTTCACCCTTTGACAGCTCTCTGATGTTTCAATTCAGAAGCGGAAATACCGTTGCCGAAATTACAGGCAACAACTGGAGCGCGCCTCTATGCGTTAGCTCCGGGACCGAAAAAGATTCCGTCAGCCTCGCCCCTTACATCACAAGCAGGGATTCCTTGTTCCAATACCGCGTAAATTTGTTTGGCAGGAATAAAGACGCTGGCGTGCTTTATGAAGTATGGACAGAATTCGAATGCGGCGGCGCAATAGAAGAAAAAAACACACCATTAAAAGTTGACCCCGGAAAAGCTTTGAAAATCATAAATGATAAAATATGTTACTCACTCACTCGCGAAAGTGATGTGTCTTTAAAAATATACGGGATAGACGGGAGACTGGTAAAATCCTTTGTATTACGCAAATCCTCCCCGGGCGAACATTCTATGAATGTGCCTCGTCTGAATAAAGGAATTTATTTTGTTCTCCTGACAACAGAAGGCAAAACCACAACCGCAAAATTCGTAATTGCCGGAAATAAATAG
- a CDS encoding PQQ-binding-like beta-propeller repeat protein: MLTIFLICLFNLPGEWLKFHHDLQNTGFQSELKGCLTTDSVRIKWETSNIGFSKFVIVDINNDSTPEIISGNLDCNVYTFNGENGSIIWSYTTGGPIWSTPAIADLDNDTALEVVVGSYDSQVYAINGEDGSLLWSYPTNGFLHSSPAIADLDNDAKPEVIIASMDNNIYALNGEDGSLLWTDTTGGSIYSSPAIADLDNDTKPEIVVGSNDNNLYALNGEDGSVLWSYPTANSVYSSPAIANLDNDTTLEVVFGSYDNNLYTLNGEDGSLLWSDTTGGCISVSPAIADLDNDTKPEIVFGSDDNKLYTVNGEDGSILWSYTTGDAVESSPAIADVDGDNKPEIVFASNDTIIYGLNDDGTLLWSFSNNSAGDSDPSIGDVDGDGLLEVVIGGTGYLKVLDGECIAAVQEKTDSKETLKLYAQFSNHKILFKYSIPKKSDVCLRIYNTAGELVKTLLSTNNVPGEYKTEWTPTGFSSGIYLARLSACGTNCASKIVIVK; this comes from the coding sequence ATGTTAACCATTTTTCTTATCTGTCTTTTCAACTTGCCCGGCGAATGGCTCAAATTCCACCACGACCTCCAGAACACCGGTTTTCAATCTGAACTCAAAGGATGCTTAACTACTGACTCCGTCAGAATCAAATGGGAAACTTCTAATATTGGATTCTCTAAATTTGTAATTGTAGATATAAATAATGACAGTACCCCTGAAATAATTTCCGGTAACTTAGACTGCAACGTATATACCTTCAACGGGGAAAACGGTTCAATAATATGGAGCTATACAACGGGAGGACCTATATGGTCTACCCCCGCAATTGCAGATTTGGATAACGACACTGCCCTCGAAGTAGTCGTTGGCTCCTACGATAGTCAAGTTTATGCCATCAACGGCGAAGATGGCTCTCTCCTCTGGAGCTACCCGACAAACGGTTTCTTGCACTCTTCCCCCGCGATTGCCGATTTGGATAACGACGCTAAACCCGAAGTCATTATTGCTTCTATGGATAATAACATTTACGCCCTCAACGGCGAAGACGGCTCTTTGCTCTGGACCGATACGACCGGAGGAAGCATTTATTCTTCCCCCGCGATTGCCGATTTGGATAACGATACTAAACCCGAAATAGTTGTTGGCTCTAATGATAACAACCTTTATGCCCTTAACGGTGAAGACGGTTCTGTGCTCTGGAGCTATCCAACGGCGAATTCCGTTTACTCTTCTCCCGCGATTGCAAATTTGGATAACGATACGACGCTTGAAGTAGTTTTTGGCTCATACGATAATAATCTTTACACCCTAAACGGCGAAGACGGATCTCTATTATGGAGCGATACGACAGGAGGTTGCATAAGCGTTTCCCCGGCAATTGCAGATTTGGATAACGATACTAAACCTGAAATAGTTTTTGGTTCGGATGATAATAAACTTTACACTGTCAATGGCGAAGATGGCTCAATCCTCTGGAGTTATACGACAGGAGATGCCGTAGAGTCTTCGCCTGCAATCGCAGATGTGGATGGCGATAACAAACCTGAAATCGTATTCGCCTCTAACGATACAATAATATATGGACTCAACGATGACGGAACTCTTTTATGGAGTTTTAGCAATAATTCTGCCGGAGACAGCGACCCCTCAATCGGAGACGTAGACGGGGATGGCTTGTTAGAAGTGGTAATCGGGGGAACGGGTTACTTAAAAGTTCTGGACGGAGAATGTATAGCCGCAGTTCAGGAAAAAACTGATTCCAAAGAAACGCTTAAACTATACGCGCAATTCTCTAACCATAAAATACTTTTCAAATATTCCATACCAAAGAAATCCGACGTATGTTTACGAATATATAACACTGCAGGTGAACTCGTTAAAACTCTTCTTAGCACAAATAACGTCCCCGGCGAATACAAGACAGAATGGACACCGACAGGATTTTCCTCCGGCATATACCTTGCAAGACTCTCCGCCTGCGGAACAAACTGCGCGTCAAAAATAGTAATTGTGAAGTGA
- a CDS encoding T9SS type A sorting domain-containing protein produces MIYLLIIFCAWEKQIQTDWMGGPGTSGPVTNWNAQYYEKDSVSTANKGQVSLIATSLDYTSTGWVKHVVENNPGLLPLEQGLMPADINGDGIKDLVAHSCDDVVWYENSGLYNFTKKVISSANHGMSASACVHPCDIDKDGDIDVLVATDSVGLVWFKNMNKGKAWSYNILDNSIGYHCVWSGDMDIDGDMDIIGVDNSGGEFFGDIYLFRNNGSQVFNKELVKDFSTNDGYRVYVDDFNNDGYPDIYCGCWYVYVFLNNGTGIFTQSFCTDSMGTIDGTWASDIDMDGDKDIICNSYYDTWGILNNGTGNNFEVRKLMTGSGDYGDVLTAGDIDLDGFPDIAESLYRIGWFRQDPNNPMTFITYNIDSVTYGYGSSHWLYIASLNDKCIPSMDILVSNGTEHIVYENKMIKRFAKVGTLTSSILELSDTLKQLKYFGWNACVPGDSTLAFWCRADSSSSGINSQGWTGPYYATNNIDSVAVSPAFCVRYFQYKVEFASQDTPIDIPVLYEVSVSYDTCSGGYVEETKTATKLSLEIIGNKIMLSPGKRIDDAELCIYNIAGEFVQTLYKGELEDKTYTFTPELKRKGVYLVTCKCDGNTKTVKFVKVK; encoded by the coding sequence ATGATATATTTATTAATTATTTTTTGCGCATGGGAAAAACAAATACAAACCGATTGGATGGGCGGGCCGGGAACCTCCGGACCTGTAACTAATTGGAATGCACAATACTATGAAAAAGATAGTGTTAGTACTGCCAATAAAGGCCAGGTTTCATTAATAGCTACAAGTCTGGACTATACAAGTACGGGCTGGGTGAAACATGTTGTGGAAAACAATCCCGGGCTATTGCCACTCGAACAGGGGCTAATGCCTGCCGACATAAATGGCGATGGAATAAAAGATTTAGTTGCGCATTCTTGTGATGATGTTGTTTGGTATGAAAACTCGGGTTTGTATAATTTTACTAAAAAAGTTATAAGCAGCGCTAATCATGGGATGAGTGCAAGCGCATGCGTACATCCCTGTGACATAGATAAAGATGGAGACATAGACGTTTTGGTAGCTACCGATAGTGTCGGATTGGTATGGTTTAAAAATATGAACAAAGGGAAAGCATGGTCGTATAATATTCTGGATAATTCAATTGGTTATCATTGTGTATGGTCAGGAGATATGGACATTGACGGGGATATGGATATAATAGGCGTTGATAATAGCGGCGGAGAATTCTTTGGTGATATTTACCTTTTCCGGAATAATGGTTCGCAGGTTTTTAATAAGGAACTTGTTAAAGACTTCTCGACAAATGATGGCTATAGGGTTTATGTCGATGACTTTAATAACGATGGATATCCGGATATATATTGTGGTTGTTGGTATGTATATGTTTTTCTTAATAATGGTACAGGAATTTTTACACAATCTTTTTGTACTGATAGTATGGGAACGATTGACGGAACTTGGGCATCAGATATAGATATGGATGGCGATAAAGATATAATATGTAATTCCTATTATGATACATGGGGAATACTTAATAATGGTACCGGGAATAACTTTGAGGTTAGAAAATTAATGACTGGTTCCGGTGATTATGGGGATGTGCTTACAGCAGGCGATATAGACTTAGACGGTTTCCCCGATATAGCAGAATCTCTTTATAGAATCGGATGGTTTCGTCAGGATCCAAACAACCCTATGACATTTATAACTTATAATATTGATAGCGTAACTTATGGTTATGGTTCTTCTCATTGGTTATACATAGCTTCCTTAAACGATAAATGTATTCCGAGTATGGACATATTAGTAAGCAACGGGACGGAGCATATAGTTTACGAAAACAAGATGATTAAAAGATTCGCAAAAGTGGGAACTCTTACTTCATCAATACTTGAGCTATCAGACACACTCAAGCAACTTAAATATTTTGGATGGAATGCCTGCGTGCCCGGAGATTCAACTCTTGCTTTCTGGTGCAGGGCGGATAGTTCAAGCAGTGGAATAAACAGTCAGGGATGGACCGGGCCTTATTATGCGACAAACAATATTGACAGCGTAGCAGTCTCGCCCGCATTCTGTGTTCGTTATTTCCAGTATAAAGTAGAGTTTGCATCTCAAGATACGCCAATAGACATTCCGGTGTTATACGAAGTATCGGTAAGTTATGATACCTGCAGCGGTGGATACGTGGAAGAAACAAAAACAGCTACAAAACTATCATTAGAAATAATCGGGAATAAAATTATGCTGTCCCCGGGCAAAAGGATTGATGATGCAGAACTTTGTATATATAACATTGCGGGAGAATTTGTGCAAACTCTTTATAAAGGAGAACTGGAAGATAAAACATATACTTTTACTCCCGAACTAAAAAGAAAAGGCGTTTATCTTGTAACGTGCAAATGTGACGGGAATACAAAAACGGTAAAGTTTGTTAAAGTGAAATGA